A window from Plasmodium cynomolgi strain B DNA, chromosome 7, whole genome shotgun sequence encodes these proteins:
- a CDS encoding hypothetical protein (putative) produces the protein MSGEKRGSKIHVFVINDVKNEEGEKEEKDEKEELDDAYNTDGDTPNGCSPNGEGAIGGDKQKVINSKKNKKKEIIRHKMYHPQVKIVKVSCGKSIIGFLSVVGKIYCWQLNDFDDFDKNVPYLLVDSVLKNKIIHDKDVGGPSNPEQVDARMKKKKHKVHKVDVENNIVKCVYSRDRYTLYLTIDGFLYGFGLINEHFIQGQKNKAMRKKILTKPYLIDTNNIAFKKIAIGNNFILGISFNNSLYSWGDNTSGVLGYDDCTECHEPKLVDSIKNVTYVSAGKVSLCKTVEENLYIWGGTYGYKPSMVKNKFSQMIINTNFIIGLCAKKNIWVKKIDTLSHGYYINNLKIDLLCSYDNLIIGVENHVDGELEPVHADAKLAIQSESIRKGKDQVENIPLVGNHLVHFAKAAGDATNESADHIEETHNGVEVADDAYDHLSGGNGTSGDAPPQQEEGGKQEGGKGVSEQVGKEVDKEADPQNDNALSTVPTAGKVPPSDVRKDVTQNCDEQGGNEDSPPNEHLTGEEGEKSSNFPQVGSKPNFAMMNQFECEGMTKSASPKGDETNGSDCMETKSHSRNLKENTTHEKELAGNTYQKLIDAETQEEDHYDDEEEEDQYDEEDHYHEEDHYHEEDRYHEEDHYDEEDRYHEDRYHEEEERFLATNFYGKAETPNLSDIGGGLTTNRTAKGKEKLNLKSALKKFPSSERLKKSVSFSNYVYDLAKSNYELMSGVSSGEEVEAMHAVSEVGTVNAVGATIVHGTSQTGEPASVDAGVNGVEASGVEASNAGENSAGASNAGENSAGASNAGRTHPPDEDIFVNGFENMPNGNPSVDKLNSQFIWDDPQQECISEETSINEDLDKNISGQTREGGCSPVDETADRIGSEVKIMHVGNLEKEEALKGDTKYVSPLINDPVQVGPLEKIPTESVETRCTNWGDKVEEEHSYTIGGHKGGFTFERRKCLPSEDYDMEWGLSQRGAPIEGVFKEKKKNEQVKREVNIELNCSQKEGFKQTGEYHIVGSYSNESYQHVDGQPPKAEIVTSEEKNWGSGFAWNGNSAMLSGSTVGGAMLSGSTVGGSTVGGSTVGGSTVGGSTVGGSTLSGFTVGSSTVSGSTVGGATLRGEDTAQLAKRKDVDSSCAQNPSQRSRIGTSAKLFLLSEHKSGKADGGSPTPTVSISLKKKNQQRMKQKQHTMKQKQHTMKQNRQRMKTNQPCAKWKALQKRKKLKIKYHIYKKVKFRIRKKKVDVPNEMMMMPPLGTKLTLLHPPQVEREKMTKLKRRPTQLKEAKKEINNVDPPSVESTHVIRTNASVPSNICQCCGGRSPHRVNMQLVKKTGSTHKRGDPGGITIEKGCTKKASISVNKKASSCDSNPCVEEKNTKKSHNNDNATKMKMHKTGKKQVLSKGKDKSVCSSKSCASKGGVQSGPFCMTPSGENGLSGENSLNGVTSLSGENDKNDKNDENTNGILGCSAQEWQNGGKSGAAKMRRNSSASNSYTDVCQDANEDTTMKCSKLKRNNYFSDSEKRTTSSHQPNSSNTSHLHPIRILSKSESCTSCYDNSTGEIRERKWKVNLDCMKQIGEVTKNTKKDEASLQLRLDHPVVLLENHSVSRDRMESCAGKKFFHGSYPTLEKDSCLGQHFPSERGVSLRDVSSLDGEGCTSFNGSVGSKLCRKIRGVEKGTSRCHSEGEKVNRVCSEVVKKRNEKQSSDKQRSEKQRSDKQRSDKQRSDKQRSDKQRSDKQRSDKQRSDKQRSETLQCGRRTQSSGESQLARLEWTSDQDLCSYHGGDSPPQANSQMVRHDEAEKTRVEAVGTVCTSQKKKLKRKTSEGALCLYSRSGSNATKVGATKVEVPKVGVPKVGATKKGKHNESTETFTISSKESVSNCNRKIAARSGSKGSKMNQAGEQKEIARNNEEGKKKQKK, from the exons atgtcaGGCGAGAAAAGAGGTAGTAAGATTCACGTGTTTGTCATAAATGATGTGAAGAATGAGGAGggagagaaggaggagaaggatgAAAAGGAGGAGCTGGACGATGCGTACAACACGGATGGTGACACACCGAATGGATGCAGTCCCAATGGTGAGGGCGCCATCGGGGGAGATAAACAGAAGGTGATAAATtcgaaaaagaataaaaaaaaagaaatcataAGACACAAAATGTACCACCCACAGGTCAAAATTGTGAAAGTGAGTTGTGGAAAATCCATCATTGGGTTCCTCTCAGTAGTGGGCAAAATATACTGTTGGCAGCTGAACGATTTTGACGACTTTGACAAGAATGTACCCTATTTGTTGGTAGACTccgttttgaaaaataaaataattcacgAT AAAGACGTGGGAGGGCCTAGCAACCCTGAACAGGTAGACGCcagaatgaaaaagaaaaaacacaaagtGCACAAAGTGGATGTAGAAAATAACATCGTAAAGTGTGTCTACTCAAGGGATAGATATACCCTGTACCTCACTATCGACGGGTTCTTGTACGGGTTCGGTTTGATAAACGAGCATTTCATTCAaggacagaaaaataaagcaatgaggaaaaaaatattaacaaaaccGTATTTGATCGATACAAATAATatagcttttaaaaaaatcgccattggaaataatttcatcTTAGGAATCAGTTTTAACAACTCACTCTACTCCTGGGGAGACAACACTAGTGGTGTCTTAGGATACGATGACTGTACAGAGTGTCATGAACCAAAATTAGTTGACAGCATCAAAAACGTAACTTATGTGAGTGCCGGAAAGGTAAGTCTTTGCAAAACGGTGGAAGAAAATTTGTACATCTGGGGTGGGACCTATGGATATAAGCCTAGTATggtcaaaaataaattcagcCAAATGATTATCAAcacaaattttatcataGGTTTATGTgctaagaaaaatatatgggtaaaaaaaattgacaccCTTTCCCATGGGTACtacattaataatttaaaaatcgACTTACTCTGCTCCTATGACAATTTGATTATCGGTGTGGAGAATCATGTGGATGGGGAATTAGAACCCGTTCATGCAGATGCAAAGCTAGCCATTCAGAGTGAGTCCataaggaaaggaaaagatcAAGTTGAAAATATTCCCCTGGTGGGAAACCATTTGgtacattttgcaaaagctGCAGGGGACGCAACCAACGAATCGGCAGATCATATCGAAGAAACACACAACGGTGTCGAAGTGGCTGACGATGCGTACGACCATTTGTCTGGTGGAAATGGCACAAGTGGGGATGCCCCCCCTCAGCAAGAAGAGGGTGGAAAACAGGAGGGAGGCAAAGGGGTAAGCGAACAGGTAGGCAAAGAGGTAGACAAAGAAGCAGACCCCCAGAATGACAATGCCCTTAGCACAGTGCCCACCGCGGGGAAAGTACCCCCCTCAGACGTGAGAAAGGACGTCACCCAAAACTGTGATGAACAGGGGGGTAATGAGGATAgccccccaaatgaacacctcacaggtgaagaaggagaaaaatcgAGTAACTTCCCCCAGGTAGGTTCAAAGCCAAATTTCGCCATGATGAATCAATTCGAGTGTGAAGGGATGACCAAAAGTGCTTCCCCCAAAGGGGACGAAACAAACGGGTCCGATTGCATGGAGACAAAGTCTCACTCACGGAATTTGAAGGAGAATACTACCCATGAGAAGGAACTAGCGGGAAACACCTACCAAAAATTGATAGATGCAGAAACGCAAGAGGAGGATCACtatgatgatgaggaggaggaggaccaaTATGATGAGGAGGATCACTATCATGAGGAGGATCACTATCATGAGGAGGACCGCTATCATGAGGAGGACCActatgatgaggaggaccGCTATCATGAGGACCGCTAtcatgaggaggaagagcgCTTCCTAGCAACCAACTTTTACGGAAAGGCAGAAACGCCCAACCTGAGTGACATAGGAGGAGGGCTAACCACCAACAGGACAGctaaaggaaaggaaaaattgaactTAAAATCGGCACTGAAGAAATTCCCTAGCAGTGAGAGACTTAAAAAGAGCGTCTCCTTTTCTAACTACGTCTACGACTTGGCGAAGAGCAACTACGAGCTGATGAGCGGGGTGTCCAGCGGCGAGGAGGTGGAAGCGATGCACGCGGTGAGTGAGGTGGGCACGGTGAACGCGGTAGGCGCGACGATAGTCCATGGAACGAGCCAAACGGGCGAGCCTGCCAGCGTAGATGCAGGGGTGAACGGTGTAGAGGCGAGCGGTGTAGAGGCCAGCAATGCAGGGGAGAACAGTGCAGGGGCCAGCAATGCAGGGGAGAACAGTGCAGGGGCCAGCAATGCAGGGAGAACCCATCCCCCGGATGAGGACATTTTTGTGAACGGTTTTGAAAACATGCCAAATGGAAATCCCTCGGTGGATAAATTGAATAGCCAATTCATTTGGGATGACCCCCAACAGGAATGTATATCTGAGGAGACTTCGATAAACGAAGATTTGGACAAGAATATCTCGGGACAGACTAGAGAGGGTGGTTGCTCTCCAGTCGATGAGACTGCAGACCGGATTGGAAGCGAAGTCAAAATAATGCATGTGGGCAATctagaaaaggaagaagcgtTAAAAGGAGACACAAAATACGTGTCACCCCTTATCAATGACCCTGTTCAAGTTGGACCActggaaaaaattcccacCGAGAGTGTCGAGACGAGGTGCACTAACTGGGGAGACAAAGTCGAGGAGGAGCACAGTTATACCATAGGGGGACACAAAGGAGGATTCACATTCGAAAGAAGGAAGTGCCTTCCGAGTGAAGATTACGACATGGAGTGGGGGCTATCCCAAAGAGGAGCCCCCATCGAAGGGGTttttaaggaaaagaaaaaaaacgagcagGTAAAAAGAGAGGTCAATATAGAGCTGAATTGCAGCCAGAAGGAGGGGTTCAAGCAAACGGGAGAGTACCACATCGTTGGTAGTTACTCCAATGAGAGTTACCAGCACGTTGACGGTCAGCCACCTAAGGCGGAAATAGTCACTtcggaggagaaaaattggGGAAGTGGGTTCGCCTGGAATGGAAACAGCGCCATGTTAAGCGGTTCCACGGTAGGCGGTGCCATGTTAAGCGGTTCCACGGTAGGCGGTTCCACGGTAGGCGGTTCCACGGTAGGCGGTTCCACGGTAGGCGGTTCCACGGTAGGCGGTTCCACGTTAAGCGGCTTCACAGTAGGCAGCTCCACGGTAAGCGGCTCCACTGTAGGCGGCGCCACATTAAGAGGGGAGGACACAGcgcagctagccaaaaggaaGGACGTAGACAGCTCCTGCGCACAGAACCCAAGTCAACGCAGCCGCATAGGCACCAGCGCGAAACTGTTCCTACTAAGTGAACACAAAAGTGGGAAAGCAGATGGGGGATCCCCTACCCCCACGGTTAGCATTtcattaaagaaaaaaaaccaacaAAGGATGAAGCAAAAGCAGCATACGATGAAGCAAAAGCAGCATACGATGAAGCAAAACCGGCAAAGGATGAAAACAAATCAGCcgtgtgcaaaatggaaagccctccaaaagaggaaaaaattaaaaataaaataccatatatataaaaaagtaaaatttcggattagaaaaaaaaaggtggacgTCCCGAATgagatgatgatgatgccCCCCCTTGGCACAAAACTAACCCTGCTGCATCCTCCCCAGGTGgaacgagaaaaaatgaccaaaCTGAAAAGGAGACCTACCCAGTTGAAGGAAGCAAAGAAGGAGATTAATAACGTAGACCCCCCGTCGGTAGAAAGCACTCATGTAATTAGGACGAATGCGAGTGTCCCCTCAAATATTTGCCAGTGCTGTGGGGGTCGCTCCCCCCATAGGGTAAACATGCAATTGGTTAAGAAGACAGGCAGTACGCATAAGAGGGGAGATCCAGGGGGGATCACAATAGAAAAGGGCTGCACAAAGAAGGCTTCCATATCggtgaataaaaaagcatCAAGCTGTGATAGCAACCCATGtgtggaggagaaaaatacgaaaaagaGTCATAACAATGATAACGCcaccaaaatgaagatgcacaaaacggggaagaagcaagtTTTGTCGAAGGGCAAGGATAAATCTGTGTGCAGCAGCAAAAGTTGTGCTTCCAAGGGGGGCGTTCAAAGTGGACCATTTTGCATGACCCCTTCAGGTGAAAATGGCCTAAGTGGGGAAAACAGCCTAAATGGGGTAACTAGCCTAAGTGGGGagaatgacaaaaatgacaaaaatgacgaGAATACAAATGGCATACTGGGATGCTCTGCACAGGAGTGGCAAAACGGTGGGAAGAGTGGAGCAgccaaaatgaggagaaattCCTCCGCGTCGAACAGTTATACGGATGTGTGCCAAGACGCAAATGAAGACACTACCATGAAATGCtccaaattgaaaaggaataacTACTTCTCCGACTCGGAGAAAAGAACCACCTCCTCCCATCAGCCAAACTCAAGCAATACATCACATTTACATCCCATCCGAATACTCTCCAAAAGTGAATCCTGCACCAGCTGTTATGATAATAGTACAGGTGAGATAAGAGagagaaaatggaaagtgaATTTGGACTGTATGAAACAAATTGGGGAGGTAACAAAGAATACGAAAAAGGATGAAGCTTCTTTGCAGTTGAGATTAGATCATCCAGTTGTCCTTTTGGAAAATCATTCCGTTAGTAGAGATAGAATGGAGAGTTGTGCaggtaaaaaattcttccaTGGAAGTTATCCTACTTTGGAGAAGGACTCCTGTTTGGGTCAACATTTCCCTTCGGAGAGAGGTGTAAGTTTGAGGGATGTTAGCTCATTGGATGGGGAAGGATGCACGTCGTTTAATGGGAGCGTGGGTAGTAAGCTGTGTAGGAAGATACGGGGTGTGGAAAAGGGTACAAGCAGGTGTCATAGCGAGGGGGAAAAGGTTAATCGGGTGTGTAGTGAGGtggtgaagaaaaggaacgaaaagcAAAGTAGTGACAAGCAAAGGAGTGAGAAGCAAAGGAGTGACAAACAAAGGAGTGACAAGCAAAGGAGTGACAAACAGAGGAGCGACAAACAACGGAGCGACAAACAACGGAGCGACAAACAACGGAGCGACAAACAACGGAGTGAAACACTTCAATGTGGGAGAAGAACGCAGTCGTCGGGAGAAAGCCAGCTGGCACGACTCGAGTGGACGAGCGATCAAGACCTCTGTAGCTACCACGGAGGAGACAGTCCGCCCCAAGCAAATTCACAAATGGTTCGCCACGATGAAGCGGAGAAAACACGTGTCGAGGCAGTAGGAACTGTGTGCACGTcccaaaagaagaaattgaaaaggaagacCAGCGAAGGGGCACTATGTCTTTATAGCCGCAGTGGGTCGAATGCCACAAAGGTGGGAGCCACCAAAGTGGAAGTCCCCAAAGTGGGAGTCCCCAAAGTGGGAGCCACCAAGAAAGGGAAGCATAATGAAAGCACAGAAACGTTCACCATTTCGAGTAAAGAATCCGTGAGTAACTGCAATAGGAAGATTGCCGCACGGAGTGGGTCGAAGGGTAGCAAAATGAACCAGGcgggggaacaaaaagaaattgctCGCAATAAcgaagaggggaaaaagaaacaaaaaaaataa
- a CDS encoding GNS1/SUR4 domain containing protein (putative), with amino-acid sequence MSPLTPLSRAFWAPGKGRELAGKYEKTILLISLLYIPAVLVLQRVMKKRKEIEAKALKVAWNVCLSMLSLIGVLLILTYDPNVLKSIILEETEYRPETRAVITIFTLTKIVEYGDTVFLILKKKLTFLHSYHHLSVVIYCLYSQKELVSHAHYFVFLNLIVHTIMYFYFGFIYIVPKILYKVRQFITCLQIIQMFIGIFISYYAIKNVDNPIYVKNAIASLVLYLTYAILFLNFYFNNYCKNVKSSVATYMISVHILGLIGLIMLCTSNDTLRLFIEVTIGCVFTLTLLSCSFHFNTHYCHLWKNKIADTNFFEQTDLLNTYKDKYFSNMAFLKKITLHMIKTCLLCFNGLATYAHDSIFLFVNFYSERLKRISHESAALDKRGDALTAGRPQGGVGGLISGTMSGADLYNRSIISYIIYKSPIESIAKNFEPISPDQSARKSIQLTLFSMAKQAIQNYLLYIVCLILPIYYGLRVYNDALLGLCVHGALRWLIEIYSTKIFNKSHKLHGH; translated from the exons ATGAGCCCCTTAACCCCCCTGAGCCGCGCATTCTGGGCGCCCGGGAAGGGCAGGGAACTGGCGGGGAAGTACGAAAAAACGATCCTGCTGATCTCGCTGCTATACATCCCCGCAGTGTTGGTGTTACAAAGAGTgatgaagaagcggaaggagATAGAAGCCAAGGCACTGAAGGTAGCATGGAACGTGTGCCTGTCGATGTTGTCCCTCATAGGAGTGCTGCTAATCCTTACGTATGACCCCAATGTGTTAAAGAGTATAATCCTAGAGGAGACAGAGTACAGACCAGAAACAAGAGCAGTTATCACCATTTTTACACTTACAAAAATAGTGGAGTATGGAGATACagtatttttaattttaaaaaaaaaattaacatttttacacAGTTATCATCACTTAAGTGTAGTAATATATTGTTTGTATTCTCAGAAGGAATTAGTTTCTCATGCCCATTACTTTGTCTTCCTCAACTTAATTGTCCATACCatcatgtatttttattttggctttatttatattgtcCCAAAAATTCTGTACAAGGTCAGGCAATTCATAACATGCTTACAAATTATCCAAATGTTCATaggaatttttatttcctattatgctataaaaaatgtggataatCCAATTTATGTGAAGAATGCAATTGCGAGTTTGGTTTTATATCTGACATAtgcgattttatttttaaatttttatttcaataattattgtaaaaatgtgaaaagcaGCGTAGCGACATATATGATCAGTGTACATATATTGGGACTGATTGGACTGATAATGCTTTGTACAAGTAATGACACGTTGAGATTATTTATTGAAGTTACCATAGGATGTGTATTTACTCTTACGTTACTAAGCTGTTCCTTCCATTTTAATACTCATTATTGTCACctgtggaaaaataaaatagcagacacaaatttttttgagcaaACTGATTTACTTAATACGTATAAAGACAAGTACTTCTCTAACAtggcctttttaaaaaaaatcactttACATATGATTAAAACTTGTTTGCTTTGCTTTAACGGTCTTGCAACGTATGCACATGATTCgatattcctttttgtaaatttttactcGGAGAGGCTTAAGAGGATTTCTCACGAGTCGGCTGCGCTggacaaaaggggggacgCACTCACCGCGGGCCGTCCGCAGGGTGGGGTGGGCGGCCTGATAAGCGGCACGATGAGTGGCGCG GACCTTTACAACAGATCGATAATCTCCTACATTATATACAAATCACCTATCGAAAGTATAGCCAAAAATTTTGAGCCCATTTCGCCTGACCAGTCAGCAAGGAAATCAATCCAGCTAACACTTTTTAGCATGGCCAAGCAGGCGATACAGAACTACCTGCTCTACATTGTCTGTTTGATTCTCCCTATATATTACGGACTGCGAGTGTACAACGACGCGCTGCTGGGTCTGTGCGTACACGGAGCGCTCAGGTGGCTCATCGAAATTTACTCtaccaaaatttttaacaagtCGCACAAGCTGCACGGGCATTGA
- a CDS encoding co-chaperone Hsc20 (putative) has protein sequence IPEEENLEDSEFLAEIVQVNEQIGDPEANITLMTKEYKDKYEDHIEKIKLHFDKGDFEHILKALKKLKFINRILDRLQNV, from the exons atCCCGGAGGAAGAAAACCTGGAGGACAGCGAGTTCCTGGCCGAAATTGTACAG GTGAATGAACAGATCGGAGACCCCGAGGCGAATATTACCCTCATGACCAA AGAGTACAAGGATAAGTACGAAGACCAcatcgaaaaaattaaactcCATTTTGACAAAGGG GATTTTGAGCATATCTTGAAGGccctaaaaaaattgaagttCATAAATAGAATACTGGACCGTCTTCAAAACGTTTGA
- a CDS encoding hypothetical protein (putative) has translation MECAKFYITSCGVIPKREKKNCKEVFKLNRGCGTTCSYEWIERDDNVEVKICLSPDVTSDDIQCSLRSDYLFAKLKNKPESLIEGKLKGQVDINQSTWFLERYQEFSVLMIHLKKKKDKGINEWVGVIEKENILHISYDNTSSTHSDLSTSSHLSAQPNELLLRLVFPNAKADDLFTFVLKWANTKSNGTNEFGIPRMKLKTTVMHDEHEIEIIITGYDLKWESEDSLVIKFSSLENGTELHVHRGKVASGVRGLHGNMISFLVKECEYRLLKKLQHDLKGVFYLNPISKKVDTLMHGHTPQTNYDYVSSDEVGSQHISVNREETNEKYGKSNNITSVEHPHGTTNTEQVKQIKKDSPQEELIVEELKLHSKVNLTCDDKSKEPNFMKDWSEEKKIEFRRNSVLQLKKHLEISQENKLIMKLEDYVNYMKLSFDLTDEEAKLVWKKGMAKSDEQKSKEHFYRFTEVEKLTDRIGVVVPGEVNNSTGDGLGAEETFTYCHTEQNSHFTDLTRKESFHEKGGRTIEETNQSNINKRFFNCLEEELLDPEDKPKLTLYEIYSKSDEGEKQKMREKWRMNELRLCTLINELAYAEDDMIPTICNNYRDVLLSDEYACLMQIRLQECPPKNVQEKKILKIINSFALSLYDDIKIVMEHEEKEHLKKIQLICEKAVYDEKGLNDFIESMKPLLDYSFLGYIKHAIRMEKRKIKMEQKDFREQPSDWLIILMIIQKGIYSILEKDIWEDVINVTTIICQEQPSVRKTMLTTMVASMPKADWIFFKDVIKTIYKCVQDRKITANHFPDFPHIPEAIFQLNYDIERILPDWFIKQMLDEYDKSVVELMKSRKPLFWKMKETNWDKKFVQEFKQLQ, from the coding sequence ATGGAGTGTGCCAAGTTTTACATTACCAGCTGTGGAGTGAtcccaaaaagggagaaaaaaaactgtaagGAGGTCTTCAAGCTGAATAGAGGCTGTGGAACGACATGCTCATACGAATGGATAGAAAGAGATGACAACGTAGAAGTAAAGATATGTCTCTCCCCGGATGTTACTTCTGACGATATTCAGTGTAGCTTAAGAAGTGATTACTTATTTGCCAAACTGAAAAACAAACCTGAGAGTCTCATAGAGGGGAAGCTAAAAGGACAGGTGGATATAAACCAATCGACGTGGTTTCTAGAAAGGTACCAAGAGTTCTCCGTCCTTATGATTCAtctgaagaagaaaaaggataaagGAATAAACGAATGGGTAGGAGTAATCGAAAAGGAGAATATCCTCCACATATCGTATGATAATACTTCATCAACACACAGTGACCTTAGCACATCTTCACATCTAAGTGCCCAACCGAATGAGCTACTCCTTAGGCTAGTATTTCCAAATGCCAAGGCTGACGACCTATTCACTTTCGTCCTTAAGTGGGCAAACACTAAGTCTAATGGTACAAACGAGTTTGGCATCCCCAggatgaaattaaaaacgacAGTAATGCATGATGAACATGAAATAGAAATTATCATTACGGGATATGATTTGAAGTGGGAATCTGAGGACAGCTTGGTAATAAAATTCAGTTCGTTGGAAAATGGAACGGAATTGCATGTACACAGGGGGAAGGTAGCTAGTGGAGTTAGAGGGTTACATGGAAATATGATAAGTTTTTTGGTGAAAGAATGTGAATATAGATTATTGAAAAAACTGCAACATGATTTGAAAggagttttttatttaaatccCATTTCGAAGAAGGTAGACACACTGATGCATGGACATACTCCTCAGACTAACTATGATTACGTGTCGAGTGATGAGGTGGGTTCACAACACATCTCCGTAAATAGAGAAGAGACTAATGAGAAATACGGAAAGagtaataatataacatcGGTAGAACACCCACATGGAACAACAAACACTGAGCAGGTTAAACAGATAAAGAAAGACTCTCCACAGGAAGAACTAATTGTTGAGGAATTGAAACTCCATTCTAAGGTGAATCTAACATGTGATGATAAATCAAAAGAACCCAATTTTATGAAAGACTGGtcggaagagaaaaaaatcgaattcCGACGAAACTCAGTGttgcaattaaaaaaacatttggaAATATCACAGGAGAATAAACTTATTATGAAGCTGGAGGATTACGTGAACTATATGAAGTTATCCTTTGACCTGACAGATGAGGAAGCTAAGCTCGTttggaaaaagggaatggCGAAATCGGATGAGCAGAAAAGTAAGGAGCATTTTTACAGATTCACAGAAGTGGAGAAGCTTACCGATAGGATAGGTGTAGTTGTTCCGGGGGAGGTGAACAACTCAACAGGTGATGGTCTCGGAGCAGAAGAAACGTTCACCTATTGCCATACAGAACAAAATTCTCACTTTACTGATCTAACCAGGAAGGAAAGCTTCCATGAAAAGGGAGGTAGAACCATCGAAGAGACAAACCAAAGCAACATTAACAAACGGTTTTTCAACTGCTTAGAAGAAGAGTTACTGGACCCTGAAGATAAACCAAAACTGACTTTGTACGAAATATACAGCAAAAGTGAcgagggagaaaaacaaaaaatgagagaaaaatggagaatgAATGAACTGAGGTTATGTACGCTGATTAACGAATTGGCTTACGCAGAGGATGATATGATCCCCACCATCTGCAACAACTACCGAGATGTACTACTAAGCGATGAATACGCTTGCCTCATGCAAATCAGGCTTCAAGAATGTCCaccaaaaaatgtacaagaaaaaaaaatactcaaaATAATTAACTCCTTCGCATTGAGTCTCTACgatgatataaaaattgtcatggaacatgaagaaaaggaacacttaaaaaaaatccaactCATTTGTGAAAAAGCTGTATATGATGAGAAAGGGCTTAACGATTTTATTGAGTCTATGAAGCCACTCCTGGATTACTCCTTCCTTGGGTATATAAAGCATGCCATACGGATGGAAAAGAGGAAGATCAAAATGGAGCAGAAGGACTTCCGAGAACAGCCCTCCGACTGGCTAATCATCCTGATGATTATCCAAAAAGGAATTTATTCTATATTGGAAAAGGACATATGGGAGGACGTTATCAACGTTACTACGATTATCTGCCAGGAACAACCCAGTGTCCGTAAGACCATGCTGACCACTATGGTTGCCTCCATGCCCAAAGCCGAttggatttttttcaaagatGTTATTAAAACCATATACAAATGTGTGCAAGACAGAAAAATTACAGCTAACCATTTTCCTGACTTCCCTCATATTCCGGAAGCCATTTTTCAGCTGAACTATGACATTGAGAGAATTCTACCTGACTGGTTCATAAAGCAAATGCTGGACGAATACGACAAGTCCGTCGTGGAACTCATGAAATCTAGGAAACCCTTGTTTTGGAAAATGAAGGAGACTAACTGGGACAAGAAGTTCGTGCAGGAGTTTAAGCAGCTCCAG
- a CDS encoding hypothetical protein (putative) has translation MQRPLNVYYRDYSANLSNEQRDKLMKIRLDDEGDGKPQDDVADAIDMNRMHTQERELEALLKGQTELSGKIREDLRGRTRKNKRMSIKYNHGENGAASGDSTEANTDGDHFDVDTEIDVPTDSMREPVVLVKIPAVSIYDQMEMLHDVGELMDINNEDAFY, from the exons ATGCAACGACCCCTGAATGTATACTATAGGGACTATTCCGCAAATTTGTCCAATGAGCAGCGGgacaaattaatgaaaataaggCTTGATGATGAGGGGGATGGCAAGCCGCAGGACGACGTAGCGGACGCTATTGATATGAACAGAATGCATACGCAGGAGAGGGAATTGGAAGCTCTGCTCAAGGGGCAAACGGAGTTGTCGGGGAAAATTCGGGAGGACTTGCGCGGACGCACCAGGAAAA ACAAGCGAATGTCCATCAAATACAACCATGGGGAAAACGGCGCAGCGAGTGGCGACTCGACGGAAGCAAACACGGATGGAGACCATTTTGACGTCGACACGGAAATTGACG tCCCCACCGATTCGATGCGCGAACCCGTAGTGCTCGTTAAAATTCCAGCAGTTAGCATTTACGACCAAATGGAA ATGCTACACGACGTTGGGGAGTTGATggatataaataatgaagaTGCGTTTTACTGA